The proteins below come from a single Deltaproteobacteria bacterium genomic window:
- a CDS encoding CoA transferase — translation MTDLFAGTTILEFGGGAAGPVATRYFADHGATVIRVESRR, via the coding sequence GTGACCGACCTCTTCGCCGGCACGACCATCCTCGAGTTCGGCGGCGGCGCGGCCGGCCCGGTCGCGACCCGCTACTTCGCCGACCACGGTGCGACCGTGATCCGCGTCGAATCGCGCCG
- a CDS encoding CoA transferase produces the protein MAALPGNLDSIRVLDLTREPGFFAGKLLGDLGADVVKVEPPAGDPARRRPPFWDGLADPERSLLWLAMNTSKRGITLDLARQRGRELLLALAARADVMLETGPTPGLGWPELHAQNPRLVHVALTPFGETGPRAGWRGSDLTVTAMSGNLYSTGDPDRAPVRCSLPVSYYHGGIEAAVGVVFALLARERTGEGQHVDVALQEAMVMPNIGTAAMFKLTGNRGARAGAFMRQERSVAREIWPCRDGFVSFALRGGAARIPGLVAMVEYMDEHGMASPALRARDWKTYNHNLLTQAEVDELSREFGAFFLTKTMAELYRAACERNLMLAPINDAREVTASTQLAAREFFVEVENPGRGRLRYPGAFARSNASAIAIRRPAPRLGEHTAEVLGELGLGPAELQRLRAEGVV, from the coding sequence ATGGCAGCGCTGCCCGGCAACCTCGACAGTATCCGCGTGCTCGACCTGACCCGCGAGCCCGGCTTCTTCGCCGGCAAGCTCCTCGGTGACCTCGGCGCGGACGTGGTGAAGGTCGAGCCGCCCGCGGGCGACCCGGCGCGCCGCCGGCCGCCCTTCTGGGACGGCCTCGCCGACCCCGAGCGCTCGCTCCTCTGGCTCGCGATGAACACCTCCAAGCGCGGCATCACGCTCGACCTCGCGCGCCAGCGCGGCCGCGAGCTCCTCCTCGCGCTCGCCGCGCGCGCCGACGTGATGCTCGAGACCGGGCCCACGCCGGGCCTCGGCTGGCCGGAGCTCCACGCCCAGAACCCGCGCCTGGTCCACGTCGCGCTCACGCCCTTCGGCGAGACCGGGCCGCGTGCCGGCTGGCGGGGCTCCGACCTCACGGTGACCGCGATGAGCGGCAACCTCTACTCGACCGGCGATCCCGACCGCGCCCCCGTGCGCTGCTCGCTCCCGGTGTCGTACTACCACGGCGGCATCGAGGCCGCGGTCGGCGTCGTCTTCGCGCTGCTCGCGCGCGAGCGGACCGGGGAAGGCCAGCACGTCGACGTCGCCCTCCAGGAGGCGATGGTGATGCCGAACATCGGCACCGCCGCCATGTTCAAGCTGACCGGCAACCGCGGCGCGCGCGCCGGCGCCTTCATGCGGCAGGAGAGGAGCGTCGCGCGCGAGATCTGGCCGTGCAGGGACGGCTTCGTGTCCTTCGCGCTGCGCGGCGGGGCGGCCCGCATCCCGGGGCTCGTCGCCATGGTCGAGTACATGGACGAGCACGGCATGGCATCGCCAGCGCTCAGGGCGCGCGACTGGAAGACCTACAACCACAACCTGCTGACCCAGGCCGAGGTGGACGAGCTCAGCCGGGAGTTCGGCGCGTTCTTCCTCACCAAGACGATGGCGGAGCTCTACCGCGCCGCCTGTGAGCGGAACCTGATGCTCGCGCCCATCAACGACGCGCGCGAGGTCACGGCCTCCACCCAGCTCGCGGCGCGCGAGTTCTTCGTCGAGGTCGAGAACCCGGGGCGCGGGCGGCTCCGCTACCCGGGCGCCTTCGCCAGGAGCAACGCGAGCGCGATCGCCATCCGCCGCCCGGCGCCGCGGCTCGGCGAGCACACGGCGGAGGTGCTGGGCGAGCTCGGCCTCGGCCCGGCCGAGCTGCAGCGCCTGCGCGCCGAGGGGGTGGTGTGA
- a CDS encoding DUF2088 domain-containing protein: MMGYPRMLEVRQRFDAPRVDDVAGTVAAELERIGVRGSIGPGETVAVAVGSRGITNLALVVRTLVAVLKEAGARPFVVPAMGSHGGATAEGQRAILAGYGITEDAIGAPIRSSMETVHLGTTDDGIPLHFDRAAHEADHVAIVNRVKPHTNFSGEIESGLLKMTMIGLGKHTGAALCHRAIVDHGFDRVARSAGRALLARCRIAFGLALVENGYDETALVEAVPAAAFAERDRALLVLARRWLPRLPVLRPDLLIVDEMGKNVSGSGMDTNVVGRKPHGGLDDDPRVKRLFVRELTPETRGNAYGIGLADFTTSRLIRAIDYRTTVLNCLTAANPEAAALPIHYDTDREAIDAALASAGLAPAERARVVRIRNTLRLDRLFVSEACRAELAARGDVEIVEPAHELAFDGVGNLPPLPLAAQP; this comes from the coding sequence ATGATGGGCTACCCGAGGATGCTCGAGGTGCGCCAGCGCTTCGACGCACCCCGCGTGGACGACGTGGCCGGGACGGTCGCCGCCGAGCTCGAGCGCATCGGCGTCCGCGGGAGCATCGGGCCGGGCGAGACGGTCGCCGTCGCCGTCGGCAGCCGGGGGATCACGAACCTGGCCCTCGTCGTCCGCACCCTGGTCGCGGTCCTGAAGGAGGCGGGGGCGCGCCCGTTCGTCGTGCCCGCCATGGGGAGCCACGGCGGGGCGACCGCGGAGGGGCAGCGCGCCATCCTGGCGGGCTACGGCATCACCGAGGACGCGATCGGCGCGCCCATCCGCTCCTCGATGGAGACCGTCCACCTGGGCACCACCGACGACGGCATCCCGCTCCACTTCGACCGCGCCGCCCACGAGGCCGATCACGTCGCGATCGTGAACCGCGTGAAGCCGCACACGAACTTCTCGGGCGAGATCGAGAGCGGCCTCCTCAAGATGACGATGATCGGCCTCGGCAAGCACACCGGCGCCGCCCTCTGCCACCGCGCGATCGTCGATCATGGCTTCGATCGGGTGGCGCGGAGCGCGGGCCGGGCGCTCCTCGCGCGCTGCCGGATCGCCTTCGGCCTCGCCCTGGTCGAGAACGGGTACGACGAGACCGCGCTCGTCGAGGCGGTCCCGGCCGCCGCCTTCGCGGAGCGCGACCGGGCGCTCCTCGTGCTCGCCAGGCGCTGGCTCCCGCGGCTTCCGGTCCTGCGCCCCGACCTCCTGATCGTCGACGAGATGGGGAAGAACGTGAGCGGCTCGGGCATGGACACCAACGTGGTCGGCCGCAAGCCCCACGGCGGCCTCGACGACGACCCCCGGGTGAAGCGCCTCTTCGTGCGCGAGCTCACGCCCGAGACGCGGGGCAACGCGTACGGCATCGGCCTCGCCGACTTCACCACCAGCCGACTGATCCGCGCCATCGACTACCGCACTACGGTGCTCAACTGCCTGACCGCCGCCAACCCCGAGGCGGCCGCCCTCCCCATCCACTACGACACCGACCGCGAGGCGATCGACGCCGCGCTCGCGAGCGCGGGCCTCGCGCCGGCCGAGCGCGCGCGCGTGGTGCGCATCCGGAACACGCTCCGCCTCGACCGGCTCTTCGTCTCCGAGGCGTGCCGCGCCGAGCTCGCCGCGCGCGGCGACGTCGAGATCGTCGAGCCGGCACACGAGCTCGCCTTCGACGGTGTGGGGAACCTGCCGCCCCTCCCGCTCGCGGCGCAACCTTGA
- a CDS encoding TIGR03564 family F420-dependent LLM class oxidoreductase has translation MKIGIGIGDIAGAPAGVDGLVAQARRAEADGFASGWFANIMGMDAIMAAALCARETRRIELGTAVMPTFPRHPHAMAQQALSAQAIAGGRFTLGVGLSHQIVIEGMLGLSFAKPYSHMKEYLAVLGPLIRSGSVSHWGSEYRVNAQLAVPGGKPCAILVAALAPKMLALTGREADGTITWMTGPKTIREHTAPRIREAAAQAGRPAPRVVVGLPIAVTADVAGARAAAAQAFLVYGALPSYRAMLDREGVEGPADVAIVGDENAVGEQLRRLAEAGATDFLAAPFSVPGDGDAVERTRALLAKLARAGIG, from the coding sequence ATGAAGATCGGGATCGGCATCGGGGACATCGCGGGGGCGCCCGCGGGCGTCGACGGGCTCGTCGCGCAGGCCAGGCGCGCGGAGGCCGACGGCTTCGCGAGCGGCTGGTTCGCCAACATCATGGGGATGGACGCGATCATGGCGGCCGCGCTCTGCGCCCGCGAGACCCGACGCATCGAGCTCGGCACCGCCGTGATGCCGACCTTCCCGCGCCACCCGCACGCGATGGCGCAGCAGGCGCTCTCGGCGCAGGCCATCGCGGGCGGCCGCTTCACGCTCGGCGTCGGCCTCTCGCACCAGATCGTCATCGAGGGGATGCTCGGGCTCTCGTTCGCGAAGCCCTACAGCCACATGAAGGAGTACCTGGCCGTCCTCGGGCCGCTCATCCGGAGCGGCAGCGTGAGCCACTGGGGCAGCGAGTACCGCGTCAATGCCCAGCTCGCCGTGCCGGGCGGGAAGCCGTGTGCGATCCTGGTCGCGGCGCTGGCCCCCAAGATGCTGGCGCTCACCGGGCGCGAGGCCGACGGCACGATCACGTGGATGACCGGGCCGAAGACGATCCGCGAGCACACGGCCCCGCGCATCCGCGAGGCGGCGGCCCAGGCCGGGCGGCCCGCGCCGCGCGTGGTCGTCGGCCTTCCGATCGCGGTGACCGCGGACGTCGCTGGCGCACGCGCGGCGGCGGCGCAGGCGTTCCTGGTCTACGGCGCGCTGCCTTCGTACCGCGCCATGCTCGACCGCGAGGGCGTCGAGGGGCCGGCCGACGTCGCTATCGTGGGCGACGAGAACGCGGTGGGCGAGCAGCTCCGCCGCCTCGCCGAGGCGGGCGCGACCGACTTCCTGGCGGCGCCGTTTTCGGTGCCGGGCGACGGCGACGCCGTCGAGCGTACCCGCGCGCTGCTCGCGAAGCTCGCGCGCGCCGGCATCGGCTGA
- a CDS encoding VOC family protein has translation MDRPLTVAEIDHVVIRCRDQTRALDFYTRVLGLEEERRLEAIGLIQLRAGAGMIDLVPADPPPSHEGRNVDHVCLGVDTPDMAALVSYLRAEGVEVLGDPAERYGARGMGPSVYVLDPDGNIIELKRRPAA, from the coding sequence ATGGACCGCCCGCTGACGGTCGCGGAGATCGACCACGTCGTCATCCGCTGCCGCGACCAGACGCGCGCGCTCGACTTCTACACGCGCGTCCTCGGCCTCGAGGAGGAGCGGCGCCTGGAGGCGATCGGCCTCATCCAGCTCCGCGCCGGCGCCGGCATGATCGATCTCGTGCCGGCCGACCCCCCGCCCAGCCACGAGGGGCGGAACGTGGACCACGTCTGCCTCGGCGTCGACACACCCGACATGGCCGCGCTGGTGAGTTACCTGCGGGCAGAGGGCGTGGAGGTGCTGGGCGACCCGGCCGAGCGCTACGGCGCGCGCGGCATGGGGCCGTCCGTCTACGTCCTCGATCCGGACGGGAACATCATCGAGCTGAAGCGGCGGCCGGCGGCGTGA